One Odocoileus virginianus isolate 20LAN1187 ecotype Illinois chromosome 6, Ovbor_1.2, whole genome shotgun sequence DNA segment encodes these proteins:
- the LOC139035670 gene encoding uncharacterized protein, whose translation MRAAASAPRGRRRTSSGATVATTRPARASPGAIGYRFSCLSLGAPGERGLQRPAGAPASISPPTPHRRGSRGSWGGGGQPSPSGREEEARRPPATESSALPKPEKKQDTEEATPRTRRDGAGAPEGAEGGGPQGPARHLPSAQPESQPRPLPAANPVTALPPAPSRPLPRTPATGARAPPPFPQPRPQARLGLLPLQIAQRPPAPFKVLEGRVSHQTLSGRNLARPPLLADPHFQGSHQDRPLYTRDKAN comes from the exons ATGAGGGCGGCGGCGAGCGCCCCCAGGGGCCGCAGGCGCACCTCCTCCGGGGCAACTGTCGCCACCACCCGCCCGGCCCGGGCCTCCCCGGGAGCAATAGGCTATCGATTCAGCTGCCTGTCGCTAGGAGCCCCGGGAGAGCGAGGCCTACAACGCCCGGCCGGAGCCCCGGCCTCGATTTCGCCACCTACCCCACACCGGAGGGGGAGCCgggggagttggggggggggggggcaaccAAGCCCAAGTGGGCGGGAGGAGGAGGCGCGGAGACCACCTGCAACGG AGTCCTCGGCACTCCCgaaaccagaaaaaaaacaagacacGGAAGAGGCCACCCCCAGGACCCGAAGAGATGGCGCTGGGGCCCCTGAGGGCGCCGAGGGGGGCGGCCCACAGGGACCCGCCCGTCACCTCCCCTCGGCTCAACCGGAGTCGCAGCCCCGACCCCTCCCAGCGGCCAACCCTGTCACCGCCCTACCCCCGGCCCCCTCAAGGCCCCTTCCCAGGACGCCGGCGACAGGGGCTCGagctccccctcccttcccccaaccccggCCTCAGGCGCGCCTCGGCCTCCTCCCCCTCCAAATCGCCCAAAGGCCCCCCGCACCTTTTAAAGTACTCGAAGGAAGAGTTTCCCATCAAACTTTGTCAGGCCGTAACCTCGCCCGCCCCCCCCTCCTCGCCGACCCACACTTCCAGGGCAGTCATCAGGACAGACCACTTTACACTCGGGATAAAGCGAATTAA